The DNA sequence CGAGCGAAAGAGCGAGAcagaaggggggcgggggggtagAGTATCTGTCGGCCTCCCTATAATTACGACTGCGTGGGAGACTGTTGTGGTACGCTCGTGATGCATGCGAACGCACAATTAATATCTCGGGCATTGTGTGATGGAAAGAATTCCTCTCTTTGACTCCACTTTATCGTATCAACGTATCGCTTCTTCATCTCCAGCCTTTTTATTGCCAATGCCCCCATCGGATCTGCGGATTACTAAAAGGCTTGCGGGAGCTCACACAGAGCCTTCAGGTTTATCGATACCGCAGCACTCTTCAATTTGAGTCCATTAGGGACTGGTGGCATTTAGGAAGGCCACAGTAAATGCTCAAAAGGATGACATGATGAGAGaatgcaaatgtaaacacaCGCGCAATGTTTTTTAAGGTTACAAATTGTCGTTGGCATTTAATGAGGGCTTGACATTTAGAGTCCTCAGTTGGGGATTACAGACCGAGACCGAAAGGAAATAAAGTCCTAAAGTGCAACAGGTCTGTTATGAAGGGGGCGGGCATACTTTAAAGTGGAGCCCCTTTTAATTGAGTGTGTCGGGTTTAAAGCTCATGATTTTACTCGAGCCCAATTTGAGCTGCTAAGATCCCGGGGCAGGAGTGGGTGCTGGAACACGAACTTCAGGGGAAGTCGGGAGTTCAATCGGGCCAGGTTCAGCCTCGCAGCTGTGAATCATGCGCCAACACGCAGGTTTTGAAGACTTCTTTGGACGGTTGCGAGTACTCTGTGGGTTCATGTAGGGTAGCGCAAGCGGGACATTGCCCAAAATAGAAGGAatgcagaaaagaaaagaaactagAACACCGTGGACACTAAAAcagcgcacatacacacactgacCAAACTGTTGGCACCCTTCtttcaagaaagaaaaacagtgttCTTTTCGTTGTACACATGACACATTGTCCCAAAAGCATTTGTGGCTTACTAATTTGCATTATGGCAAATTCCAGTGTCATCAATTTTGAACTATTTCACTGATGATTGAGGGTCCAGAAGGctcagttttgttttggggcCGCTTCGCTACATCTGGCACATCCATATTGCCTTATAGCATCGATGGTTTCTTGCGGATAAGCGCCCGATAACGGCCCGAGTACGAAACGCAGAGCCCGACACTTGTCAACACCCATCCAACAAATCAATTAGTGGAATGATGAGCATGGGCTGCTGGGAGGGCGCAGAAGTGGAGGCGGAGAACGACAGCAGTGTAAGCGAATGGGACAAGCAGCCAAGCGACTCTCAGAGGATCACATCCATCACCGAGCGGACGCATCGTTTACACCCGCCTGTTGCGTGGCTTGCCATTGTGTCGCGCACTTGCCCGCAGAGACAAAGGCCTCCTCCAAAATAGATGGGTCCACAAAGTGACGATGGCGGAGGACAGTTGAGCGCTGCGGGTGCAAAGGTGCGCGCAGCCCGAGTCTGAAAGGAGGCGGCAAGCATGAGTTACGGCGTACAAAAGATTAGCGAGAGACGAAGTGACGTGGCGAGGCAGAGCTGTGACTGATAACGCCGCCTTCCGCGGGTTGCCTCAAGGGCAGACGACACAGTGGGGAACAGATTGTGGGAATAAGACAAGGAAATTGTAGAAAGTTACAGCACCGCTAGAGGCACAATGGGTTAGAGATGGAGCCAAGTGAGCAAGATGGAAAACACAAGGAGCAGCAATTCTGCGAGAGATATACTCTGGAGAAGAGATGACAAAGAGTGATTGGACGCTGAAGTCAATTTCAGTCCCGTAAGGTATAATCAAATTATTGGAAGCACTTccaacactttttattttattttttattttttttacagcgtcAAAAATGTACGTGGGGGATTTGATCCGAGGTAGAACAGCAGGAGTGAATGAGTGGTTGGCAAACCTGGAGTGTATTTCTATTATTCGTATGAAATGGTGAGCTTTATAgtcctcttgctttttatctttttatttttattgtcgcAACATGAGTGATTTCTGGCCCCGTTTGCACATCCTACTAAAATGGGCAACATATCAAACAAAAGTGCCTTGCTCGACATAAGCAGTTTTCATGCTCAGTCCCTTCATCCTGTTTGTAATTGACGCCACTCAGGCGTCTTCAATCTTGTGTTTCTTGCTGATTTAGTGGTGGCGTTCACATTATGATTTTACGGCAATCACAAATCTTTTAATATGGACGAAAGACTCCTAAATTGGACAGTGGCGCGTGAGTCGTAATTTTGGAGGCGTAACAAAGCGAAGCATGATGATGATAACGATGACAAACCGTCATCTGGGTGCAAACAGAATGAGCGAACGTCATGGAAAATATCGAGGAAGCGTTAAGTGTCAGGTGACGTACACAACATCGCCGATGACATGATGGCTGCAGTCTAAAGGCGAAAAGTGACATCGAGCGACTTCTGAATGCACAGCTCTTATGCCTGTTACCAACACTCACTGTCCCCTCCGGATCCATGTTGCTAAGGCAACCATTACGCATGACAATCATCTTGAGTGACTCATCTCTACACCTTGTCACACCGCACGCTGTTATATTAGGTGTCGACAGAACCCACCGATATGTACATTGTTGTTTTGACTGTAGAATGGAGGCAGATAAAGCTGGTGACCCAATTCCATTCCCTGACCCGCAACCTTAAGAAATGGTCCCATGATAAAACATGCCTAATCCTCTCCTACAGGTTTCTAGGTAACCGTTACTATGGGGACGGGCTGTGTTCAGCCTTGTGGGATGGTGTTTCAAGGCAGTACCGGCTGAAAAGTAAAAGGCTGCGCTTAGTACAAGTCTCACTAAACCGCAATGAGTAGTCCTTaacctttcttctttttctttaggTCTGTGGATAGCCTGGCTTTCTACCATGCCTGCCCCCCCAACCCTAAACCCCAGCAGACAGAAGCACCTGCCTCACACGCATCCCCGCCCTGATCGACAGGCAGAAAATTCCAtcttccctccatccatcctctcGCTTCACACCGCACGTCTCGTCTCATCCCCGCCCTCGACATCCCACGTCATCCCCTGCGCCGGTTTGGGAGCCTCGAAAAGAACACTCGCAAGCGGCGTCCCGTTCCCGGCTTTTCACTGGCTGACCCTGGTCACATGCTGCCTGCTGCCCTCCCTGATTGGAGCGGGGGAGACTTGGGGCGTCGTGTCAGCCTGCCCTTTCCACTGCGTGTGTCGGAACCTCTCCGAATCGCTCAGCACGCTGTGCGCCGACAAGGGTCTCCTGTTTGTTCCCCCGCACGTCGACCGGCGTACTGTCGAGCTGCGGCTGGCTGACAACTTCATCACAGAAGTGGGAGGAACCGACTTTGTCAACATGAGCGGATTGGTCGATTTGACTCTGTCCAGAAACACAATTCACCTGATTCGACCGATGGCCTTTGCTGATCTGGAGAGTCTGCGCTCCTTGCATCTCGATGGTGAATAGCTGTAGAACTTCTAATGGACAATGACCACAAACTGTAACCACCACCTGGTGTTGTTCTTGTCTTTCCAGGTAATCGTTTAACAATAGTTGGCCCCAGGGACCTGGCAGGGTTGGTCAATCTCCAACATCTGATTGTCAATAACAATCAGTTGGTCAAAGTGTCAGTGCAGGCTTTTGACGACTTCTTACTCACATTAGAGGATCTCGACATGTCCTACAACAACCTCCGAAAGTAAGTTGTAAAACTaaagtaccttgacttacaagtgccccaactcGTGAGCTTTTCAAAGCTACCAGCCATCActtggtcctttttttttttgtttcgcgTTGGGAGCTAAAATGTGAGTTACAAGCGGGCTTCACATACGCGGCCGCTACCCACAAGTCACTGGGAATCAGAGTTGCAAATCCGTCTTCCATGCTGTGAAGAAGAGTACAGAAGATGTCTGACTCTTATCGTCACTTACACAATCCTCTGATTTTTAACAAGGGTACCGTGGGAGTCCATTCAGAATATGGCCAGTCTCCACACTATGAACCTGGACCACAACCTCATAGACCACATCGCGGAGGGAGTCTTTGGAGAGTTGTATAAGCTCGCCAGGCTGGATATGACCTCCAACCGTCTCAGGACCCTACCGCCCGACTCGCTCTTTGCAAGGTAGCGTGCAACATTATTCCTTCACGGTGCTCAAAGACGTCGCTTAGACAAAATAGTGCGCTGCGAACTGTTAATTGTCAGACTAGTCATTGTTGCGCCACAGAGCTACACAGACAAGAACATGCGAGCCAGCTGTTCAAGGGAGGGATTAGCCAAATCTGCTGTCCTCATTCTTGTCTGTGTACATGACCGAGGCATTGGCTTGTTCCAGGCTGTGTGCCGCAGAGGCGTAAGTGGCTTCAGGGTGACTAAGTGAGGCCCTTACAAGTCTCGTGATCGCATTCAAAGACCGGCGACACGATAACATCTTGAGAATATCGACAGCAAGTAAAACACTACAGCGCTCCAACTGTCAAGCAAGTAGCGGCTGTGACAGACTCAATGTACTCAGCGTGACTgagatttttaagcaatttgaAAAGGATTGCATTCTCTCTGGCAGACAAGTTTGCGATGAGTAAGTGCAAACTGAGGACCGGTacagaatgattaaaaaactaaaaacaacacaCCCAAATGAAGTTTGAATATAACTGCTTTTTTTCTGGCGCTCCTGTGTCTTTGTGTGGATTATAGTTTCGGATATTAACTAAAATGACCGAATCTATAACGTTCGCAGGTCCCAGACTGGTGCAATAAGCCCCACCCCTTACAACGCTGTCATTAGTctgaattttgggggaaatccGCTGCACTGCAACTGTGAACTGCTGTGGCTACGACGGCTTATCCGCAGTGACGATATGGAGACCTGCGCCACACCAATCCACCTGGCCGGAAGGTAATCTTTAATTCACATTCATCCATTCGTTGCATGCAAATGCAAAGACTTGGTGAGCGGCATCTTTTCCCAAGCTACGTGCAAGCAAATCAGACCTTGTTGTTCGGATCTAGCCCTGTTTGAGTACCCAGCCAGTAGAACAGCCTCTATTTTTATGGCTCCTTAATTGGACAATGAGAACCGGAGCACGAACTTGACGGTCTTGAGAACCAAATTGAAGTCTGGGATAATGCGCTGCTAATAGTGATAGAGTGACTGCGCCATAATTGGTGGATATGTAACACCGTTAAAGTCATTACACTGCTACTTGGCATCGTCCCTCCATTTATCTTCCATCCTTTTCCAGCCTAATCGTGTCATTAAAATGACGCTGTGCCAGCAAAGTATCGAGGAGGAAAACAAGCATCTGTGGCATCATCTTTTCCTGTAGTAACTGAAAATTATAGGTCGTACAAATAACCTATACTTAAATGATCGATATCTCTCTGGCTCACTTTTTTCATGctgcttttcctctcttttctcAGGTATTTCTGGTCGATTCCTGAGGAGGAGTTTACTTGTGAGCCCCCTCTTATCACCCGCCACACTCACAAGCTGTGGGTGCTGGAAGGCCAGAGGGCCACCCTCAAGTGCCGCGCCATCGGAGACCCGGAGCCCGTGGTGCACTGGGTGTCACCAGACGATCGCATCATTGCAAACTCATCCCGGACCAGCTCCTTCAATAATGGAACTTTGGATATCGTAGTGACGGTGGCCCGGGATGACGGGCCGTACACGTGCATCGCAATAAACGCCGCGGGAGAAGCGACTGCCACTGTAGACCTGAAAATAATACCTCTCCCTCACCGGGGTGGAGCAGGTGGAAACACAGGGAATAACAACGTGAACAACAGGAACGTAACGAATGGGATTTTACGAACTGATCCGGGATCCTCGGATATCAGCACTGGGAAAACAGGCGGAATAAACAACGGCGTGGCACGCGGAGGCGACGCGGAGGACGGGAAAAAAGGTGGCGCCGAAGATGAAGGTGACAGCGGCAGGGCGAACGAAGAGGAGAGGGCTGAGGGCGggggcgaggaggaggacgaggaggacgaAGAAGCCAGGAGGACGGTTGGAGTACAAGGAATAACGTCCACCTCGGCTCAGGTCCGGTGGGATTTGGGACGTTTGCCTGGAGCTCACGTTGTGTGGATGTATCAGATACAATACAACTGCACGGCCGATGAAACCCTCATCTACAGGTTAGTTCGTCTTTTTGCTACCATACGCATTTGTTTAGTCTTTTAATTGCTATGGCACACTATCAAGGTTGCTGTGCGTATGCGGGGCTCGATGGGGTGTCCCTCAAGTGTTGAGGAGACAATGTTTGTGGCATGGAGAAGGCTTTGACGGGAACCAAGAGCACAGGGGCACGGAGAAATATTgctcatgtttaaaaaaataaaataaaatgaatgagaaGGAGACGCTCGTACTTTGAATTTAGGACCAGGATGAGACTTTAAGAGGACGGTGGACAGGAATTTGGAACGAAGGGGGAAAATCTGTGATTGACTCGACACAAATCCCCACGGGACAGATTAGAATGAAAGGGAGGACTGTTGAAAGGGAAGAAAGCGGGTGAGGCAGAGGCTAAGGGAGATGGGTGGGCTGAATGGTCCTTTAGGAAAATGCAGCAGGAGGGGAAGTAAATCCATCAGCCAAATAGACTAAGATGGAAAAATACATCTGGGATGAAAGCAGGGGCTTGGTGGAAGATGTAATGAAAGCTCGAGAGGGAAGAGCGCATCTGCTTGATAAAAACGTTGGGTAACAAAGAGGTGAGAAGAGGAACGAAAAAGGGACTAAAACTAAACAGCGATGaagcaaaaagagaaaagaaaagaaaggccCACAACCAAACAAACGCAGAGTGTCTCCGTTCCCATCAGCACACGCGTAGCAATTAAGCAGCGAGaactaattaaataaatgaatgaactcAATGAGATCTGAGCTCCCTTGCTGATCAGCTCAGCTAATTTCTCCATGGCAAATAATCTCATCACAAAAGAAACTGGCTCACGACATAAAAAGGGAGACGCCTTTTCTCCAGAAATGCAAACTCATGGCAAAATATGGATCGCAAGTCAGGCTATACGACAAATGGGCCGTAGCAGATGCTGGATTACTTATTAATgacacgtttgtttgtttttccctctTGTTTTCTTTCATCCAGGTGGCATTTAGCTCTTCATGACAAAAGGTTGACACGTGAAAAATATGACATGCGTTGAGGTGTGCGGCTTGCGataagaaaacatgcaaagaatgagagcgagagagcaagagagcgagcgagcgagagagccACACAATGTAGCAGCGTACAAATGCAGTTCTATAGCTGGCTTGCTAAAAAGCTGAAATTGAGAGAggataaaaaaaagactggaagAGGAGACGCCGTCGAGGCAGGCAAATCTGGTCTCTCAGGAGCAATAAAGGAATAAACGAGGGAAGCGTATGAAAGAAGGCACACCAGAAAGGAGGCAGGGATCTCCAAGTTTAGATTTCTATCACGCTATTAACGTGCCTGTGCCCGCCACCACATCGCACCAGCGAGCGGGGCAGCTAAAGAGACTCCACATATGGAAGGAGAACACAGGAGTCCCGTGACTTCACTTTCTTTACTTTGTCGTATTTGCCGGAATCGACCTGAGATCCACACAATCTGAGATCCCAAAAACGAGCTGAGCTCGACCGCTTGGACTTTGTGCGTCTGCCAGACTGAATCATTTCCCCTCAAAAGGTCAGTGGCACCGGAGACACAGTCTGTCTAATTTGGTCGGCGTGGTGTGACAGCGCCAGGTGGGTTGGCGAGCGCGCGGCATCTGCTGGGAATTGCTCACGCCGTCATGGCCTGACATGATCATCTGCGCCCGCTTCCCGGAGCTCGGCCTCTGCGGTGCACGTGTGCGCCGCGGGTGTGCGTGcaaaagaaatgttaaaaaaaatacaaaaataaagccaCCGATTTCCCGCAGGGTTCCTTTCTTTCGGGTGTATCTCACCTGAAGGACACACAACGGGAGGGAGATGTCCCTCCATGTTAATGAGGTGCCACTTAAACGCACCCGTGAGGTACCATCTGCTACTCTGGCCACGGTGTCGCATTTCCAGACAGAAACTGAACTCATTGTGCCCGTGAGGGGTGGGTGAGACTATGTAGAACCGCTGGAACCTTCTATTGATCACATGATCCACTTTTAAGGTGTTTTTGTCCTCTTTCGAGCCAAAGGTTTCTCGTCagtcaaaaagaaaaggaaaagggCCAGTTGCATTCTCGCCATTAAAGTGCAGCCACAACAGGCGGAGGTTTCCCGCTGAGCAATCAAACTTTGAAACCGTAACAAGTGAGCAGAGAACACTGCTGAGTCGAGGAAATAACGAGATTGCAAGTGGATCGGAGCTACAAAGAGAGCCCGACATATTATTGGAGAAGAGACACGCTGGGGAACAGGCAGACACGAACAACGGTGAATTACAAAAGGCGAGCGGAAAGAATATGGGGTGGCAATCATTATGCATTGTACACACAGTGCGCTTCTTGTTTAATAATGCTGAGAAACCAAAGCTGTGTCAGGAGGCCAGAGTTCGGGATGAAAGGAGACAGACTCGCGAGAACAAGAAAAAGACGTGCCGGTGAAACAATTCATTTGGAACGAGGCTCCAAAGGGTACAAGGCAGTTCTTCGTATTACGTACAATCGGGAGAAAATTAGGAAAGAGGCTTGAATGAGAAGGACAGACGAAGGAAAGTGAATGGTGGTCTTGAAGAAAGACGGGGGCTGGCGGCGAGATAAGACGGAGAAACAGATAAAGGGGAGCAGAAGAAGAGCTCAGACACAATTGAGGCGGATAGCCGACGAGCCGCGGAAATCCTGAGCAAACATGGAGGAAAAGGGTCAACAAACATGATACGTAGAAGGAGGAAATGGGGGCAGCCGAGACGTGAGGCGCGAGAGGAGATAATCGCTCTGTtgtccctcctcctcttcctcctcttcctcgccccCCTCCCACTTTGCGTGCTGTTGCAAACAAGTAGCCCGATGGAGAAAAGTACGCCACATTTCCGCACTCTCACGGGCACTAATAATAACTTGTTTGGATGCCGCCAGTTACGACAAAGCATCGCCCCTCCTGTCGCGCTCACTTTCTCCCGgcatctgtgtttgtgtgcgtcaGTGTGCCTTTGCAGGGATTCGACGGAATTAGAAGCATTGAGACGATCGGACGCACGCTGGGCACGTGAGGTCGCAGGGTGTCTATAAATAGCGCACCGCCCGTTCAATCGATCGATGCGTTCTGGGTCACGCCCCTCTCGGTCCAGGAAGCCGTCACGTGACACGCGTCTAAATTTGCGATCCCGCCTGTGAGCGGGTGAAACAACGCGGTGAGACGACATTAACATTTGCAACTGGGACTGTATGCCCATTTCAGTGAATTGTTTCTGCACATTTCACATGgaagggaataaaaaaaaataaataataaaaataaaaataaaaaatttaaataaggcTATAGAAGTGATTCACAGCCTCGTGAGAGGAGGTGGTGAGGTGGAGGACAAAAGCCGTGATATAAGGAGAGTGGGCAAAGAGGAAATAGAAGATGAAGGCAAAGGGAGCAGCAAGGGAAGGAAAGAATGATAGGTGGGGAGGAGAGTAGCAAGAAGACGTGACCTTGGTTGTTCAATAACGGTGCGCACGGTTATAGCGGTGGCTAATGGAGACGTAGAGCAATGTCAgtgaggaaaaaatacaaataaaataaggcAGAGGGAGAAGCCGCGGAGTCGGGGAGCTCACGGAAGAAATAGCGCGgaggtgagaggcggggcagAGACAAAGATGGAGGTTGGAATGTGTCAACCGGGAGAACCAAATTTAGCAGGAGATTAATTCTATCAAAACTATGCAAAGgcgtaggggaaaaaaagaaagtggtgTTAAATGGCTGGATGACAAAAAAGGATGAAGGATTCACTCAATGTGGAAATGTGTGGGTACGCATATGAGTGTCCCTCTTTTGCATGCGTAGCATACAGGGACGCTTATTTTAATCCATGGCATGGTTCTGcagaatacaaatacaaaatccaAAAGGCACTTGTGAAGACTTTCAAATGCCGTGCGGCGTCGTCAACATTTATTCGGATGTTGATTGGACGTGGAAAGCCACGGGGGCGGCCAACGGCTGGGTTAATCACGTGACCGATGCCAGCTGATGCTGCACGAGGCAATTCTTTTCACGCCAAGTCAAGTGCTGCACGacaattgatgcagtgtgacaaaaacagttCCATTCTTTTCAATTCTATTCATCGCATTCccgtatgtttttataaagtacaatgttaTGGATTGcgtcctccccccccccacctaaaATAC is a window from the Phycodurus eques isolate BA_2022a chromosome 23, UOR_Pequ_1.1, whole genome shotgun sequence genome containing:
- the LOC133397710 gene encoding leucine-rich repeat and fibronectin type-III domain-containing protein 2-like isoform X1, which encodes MNTHAYKQTHTKQQQPGQHVELIPVVKHRHKRFLGNRYYGDGLCSALWDGVSRQYRLKSLWIAWLSTMPAPPTLNPSRQKHLPHTHPRPDRQAENSIFPPSILSLHTARLVSSPPSTSHVIPCAGLGASKRTLASGVPFPAFHWLTLVTCCLLPSLIGAGETWGVVSACPFHCVCRNLSESLSTLCADKGLLFVPPHVDRRTVELRLADNFITEVGGTDFVNMSGLVDLTLSRNTIHLIRPMAFADLESLRSLHLDGNRLTIVGPRDLAGLVNLQHLIVNNNQLVKVSVQAFDDFLLTLEDLDMSYNNLRKVPWESIQNMASLHTMNLDHNLIDHIAEGVFGELYKLARLDMTSNRLRTLPPDSLFARSQTGAISPTPYNAVISLNFGGNPLHCNCELLWLRRLIRSDDMETCATPIHLAGRYFWSIPEEEFTCEPPLITRHTHKLWVLEGQRATLKCRAIGDPEPVVHWVSPDDRIIANSSRTSSFNNGTLDIVVTVARDDGPYTCIAINAAGEATATVDLKIIPLPHRGGAGGNTGNNNVNNRNVTNGILRTDPGSSDISTGKTGGINNGVARGGDAEDGKKGGAEDEGDSGRANEEERAEGGGEEEDEEDEEARRTVGVQGITSTSAQVRWDLGRLPGAHVVWMYQIQYNCTADETLIYRILPSTSDRFLLKNLVSGVDYNLCVLAIFDDSVTALAATKVLGCTTFSTKDVYPACSSLQAHFLGGTLTILVGGVVVVTLLMFTVALMVRHRVCEHSDRILCHNSGEEAGVGLCGQGGGVVARDKGGDCSGCYQSNGSGDTMMVVLPNGLPSKRTGERGKDKEPAESDSSLPPKLPPKPRFKPKVNLEHFLSAGGVVSTMAGAGGEMALVVRQRKLEKAPPYTAESDRTLLDYSPCVSSTLPRQSRFRESPKPRLERELTNRASFSLAAPLRDSDMLAWRITSPGRDKWNSSQAYQSPISPLNAACGTVSKRRHSLDMGSSVALATDAAATVAKRYGAISYAKRLSVIWTRRSQSLHGMLVQCASATSTGSSTASDEGEGAGPFGGRCEFQRGYIHAYSTTDSNPNTGTAIARESAGRDRGREKGKDGKSAEELEESVV
- the LOC133397710 gene encoding leucine-rich repeat and fibronectin type-III domain-containing protein 4-like isoform X2, producing MPAPPTLNPSRQKHLPHTHPRPDRQAENSIFPPSILSLHTARLVSSPPSTSHVIPCAGLGASKRTLASGVPFPAFHWLTLVTCCLLPSLIGAGETWGVVSACPFHCVCRNLSESLSTLCADKGLLFVPPHVDRRTVELRLADNFITEVGGTDFVNMSGLVDLTLSRNTIHLIRPMAFADLESLRSLHLDGNRLTIVGPRDLAGLVNLQHLIVNNNQLVKVSVQAFDDFLLTLEDLDMSYNNLRKVPWESIQNMASLHTMNLDHNLIDHIAEGVFGELYKLARLDMTSNRLRTLPPDSLFARSQTGAISPTPYNAVISLNFGGNPLHCNCELLWLRRLIRSDDMETCATPIHLAGRYFWSIPEEEFTCEPPLITRHTHKLWVLEGQRATLKCRAIGDPEPVVHWVSPDDRIIANSSRTSSFNNGTLDIVVTVARDDGPYTCIAINAAGEATATVDLKIIPLPHRGGAGGNTGNNNVNNRNVTNGILRTDPGSSDISTGKTGGINNGVARGGDAEDGKKGGAEDEGDSGRANEEERAEGGGEEEDEEDEEARRTVGVQGITSTSAQVRWDLGRLPGAHVVWMYQIQYNCTADETLIYRILPSTSDRFLLKNLVSGVDYNLCVLAIFDDSVTALAATKVLGCTTFSTKDVYPACSSLQAHFLGGTLTILVGGVVVVTLLMFTVALMVRHRVCEHSDRILCHNSGEEAGVGLCGQGGGVVARDKGGDCSGCYQSNGSGDTMMVVLPNGLPSKRTGERGKDKEPAESDSSLPPKLPPKPRFKPKVNLEHFLSAGGVVSTMAGAGGEMALVVRQRKLEKAPPYTAESDRTLLDYSPCVSSTLPRQSRFRESPKPRLERELTNRASFSLAAPLRDSDMLAWRITSPGRDKWNSSQAYQSPISPLNAACGTVSKRRHSLDMGSSVALATDAAATVAKRYGAISYAKRLSVIWTRRSQSLHGMLVQCASATSTGSSTASDEGEGAGPFGGRCEFQRGYIHAYSTTDSNPNTGTAIARESAGRDRGREKGKDGKSAEELEESVV